The genomic segment CTGTGAAACGCAAATgtttaagatatactccatctatttttaatcccttttcgacccaatttagtttttttaagacattgctgtcttcttcttctgtagcccatttctcgatactgtcgaatgctttgtgataatcgacaaatgccagatgtagtggtatgttgtaggtactctattgttttttcaataactgtccggattTTTTACAACTGATtgatagtgctaaaacccttacgaagcctgcttgctccactggttggtatgcatctagcttagctgtcaatctatttgttattatttggcctagtagtttgtaaaggtgtgacaataagcttattggtcggtagtgTTCTATATTTGCGGTGTCcccttttttatggagtagaatgacttccggatttttccatgcttttggtatttgtccttccaataggcatttattcagtaatgctctcattgcctcttctaatgcagtgcctcccatttttagcatctctgaagtaattttatcttctcctggtgttttcccattttcatttgttttagggcggctctaatttctgctgttattatttcagggagatcctctgagcccacatttaagatatgatttgttggtataccggggttcggaatagtagaagtatacagcttctaAAGTTCTCTTTCTTATGCGAGCACAATGTTCCACggtcgtcttttatctttatgattttattcctaccagtggatttacatgtttttagtactttcatgttcttattgttctctatggtttcaagaatctggtttgttctataagctctgaggtcttttcaaatgtttttCTTAACGCTTCTGTTGAGCGCTTTATAGTCCGGGTTATCTCTGTTCGTTCTTTTTCGTTTCTCTATCTGTTCTAGAGTCTCGGGTTTTAGtttagcttctttttgttttcttattctgcaacaaagtttcttagtgactgtgtgtatgtctttagttattttctcagctagttcatctatattcttgtgctcaaaggtatttgctactagtttccgtgctaattcctcttggtatttctctttattactggctaggatgtctgccgtcggtaaagggtttgttgttaatagttttcgtCTTTCTCTCTTTATGTTAATACGTATATCGGCACGAACTAGTCTATGGTCACTACCGGTGTTAAATTTGTTCAGCACCTCGATGTTTTTACATATTGATCTATCACTGGAAAGGATAAAAACTATTTCATTCTCAACCTGGCCGTCAGGGCTATGCCATGTCcactttctttgtatttgttttttatagaacGTGTTCAGGCAAAACATTTTTTCGGTGCTTATGTAATTAGCAATAGACCGAaagatatatagatatagattAAATAGACCGAAATTTCTTATGTAGTCTGAGTCGCCTGCTATTTGCCgccctatttttgcattaaaatctccggtgATGATAACATAGCGTATTTTTTCTAGGTCTTTAGCTCGCGTTATATCTTTGTAGAGTTGTTCTATTGACTCATCCGCAGTGGAAGTTGGAGCATAGCAGTGTATTATCTGTAAGCTATATCGTTTATTGGTGTTCTATTCTTCGGTTGACCATGAAAGCCACTCCTCCTTGGCGGTATGGTTGGTATGGTTCTGTTCTGAATTATGTTGGTATAAAGTGTGCCCAGATTTTAGGGTGGTCTTTTTCTCTCCTTGAAGTCCCGTTTCACATAAGCTTACAATATCCCATTTAATAGCCCCTAGTTCCTGCTCTAATTCTAAAGATTCTTAGTTATAAACTCTACCCACCTGGGGTACTATATTTCTGAATCTCGATTTATGCATGAATATATTGAAGGGAAAATGGCAATTAAAACGCCAGTCTTGCCCAGCGGGTTGGCGAGTTTAGATTTCAGCCGCCCCTAACCTGGAGTCAGACGCTGTTTGCAACCatccattctggatcagacgctactTGATTCTATACCAGACCTAAAATAACGCATTGCCACTTCCGTCATCCACAAGACTAAACATATTGGTCATTAATTTTCGACAAGCATATGATACAATAAACAGACATAAATTGATCGacacattaaaatattttgactCTTCGGATACAATTATACGATTAACTAAATCCCTTCTGAATAAAACCAAAAGTAAAGTTATGATAGAAGGTCATGTCTCTAACAGCTTTAATATTACTAGAGGCCTTTGACAAGGTGGCCTCTgtctactgtattttttaatCTAATACGGGAAAGAATTCTAAGGGAAAGCCATATACACACTAAAAGCTCAATCTATGGATCTGGAGACCTGGATCTTAAGCAAAACCATAGAAATGAAGCTAGATATATAAGAGCGAAAGAAACTTAGAAGAATATAAACTCACAGACTTTGCCTGTGAGAAGTAAACAACAAATGCTTTGTTGATACGCTAGCAGGTGGCGTCAGGagaaaacataataatttattaaattattttaatataatataatttttttaaatataaataataagtgaataataaaattactttctttaattttaaaaatatttaaatttttaaaatacagaaaacataaatATGTAATGAAGCTTTGCGATAGTCTACTGTACCGCCTGTTGTACCACCCTTTTTTGAACTTGTCAGGTTTTCGAATATGAAATATAACTTTTCCCTGGGCAATagctaaaaattatttaaattgtttataagtaaaaaattgtaACGTTTTTGCAATCAAATTGTGGAATATTGAAAATGGTCTTTTCtaactttttctttttaattcttttgataGAATAACTCTTTCCCTTGCTTATGCTACCTGTAGAATCAttgtaagttaatttttttctGACTCATGTTATTGCAAAACAAGTTATTTTGGATAAACAAATTGGATAACTTTTAAATTAAGTTATGAATTATGTACCGAACTTACTGTAAGAAACATGTGGTTTTGGTTATCGAGGTTCATAAAAACGAGGttcactattttaaaaataaccttttttgaaaactatttcccgagtggaaatcgaaatgccaaacaacaattataaaatgaaattttcattacaatcaatcgTGTCTTAATCccttataaacataatattttcttttttgtgtcGTCGTTTTTGAcgattttttattacaaattaataaatataattaggaCATATTccttacatttattttaagattCTGTTTTAGGTTGTTTTTCCTTTGCTTTTGAATTTTTCTGTTGTACAGATTAACAGACAAATGAATTAGTGTATTGGACAGAATATCTTCATCTATATTATAAGTATTACTGAAAGAGAATAATATTCTTTAAAATGTATCATGAAAAAAATCGTAAAGTTGTCATTAGGATTTATTATTTATTCCTTGTTAGCGAGAAAACATTTTTGTTATACATATTAGCAAATTGTTATGTAATACCAAAGATACATTTTTTCATGATCGTCGACATAACTCATCGAACTTAGTAGTTTTTCTCAAGAACGTATATGGAAATTCTATTGGATATTATTCTCAGAAATTTAATATAATTCAAAACAAAGATTGCGAATGCTCCATACATACAAATATATACATACAAATTTTTCTAATTGGAAAAACCGTAATGGTGGTATTTTTATGTAATCAACtagatttattaatatatataagaGCTTTTTGAACAGAATCAGCACAGTAGTCAAACCAACGACAAATATAGAACTATATTCAACGTACATCGCTGAACTACAAAAGAAAATTTTCAAAATGAAAGGTTATTTCATCTTCGCCGTTTTGTTGATTCTCACCATCGGTACCGAACTTGCTTTCGGTGACTGTCTTTCCGGAAGATATAAAGGCCCATGTGCAGTATGGGACAACGAAACCTGCCGCAGAGTATGTAAGGAAGAAGGACGAGTAAGTGGGCATTGCAGCGCTAGCCTGAAGTGTTGGTGTGAAGGGTGCTAGCTGtttgacaaatattttttaatttcttaatttttatgtTATTACGTGTTAATTTTGTGATGGTTAATATATACGTTcagattaaaaatgttttttcttgATATTCCAATAATTTATATGACCTTAAAAAGGTAAAAccttaaagtaaaaaaaactataactatTTTTCAGAATACGTTTTTGATATCCAAATTCATCTGcaaaataatttgaaaatcattatacttataatactctctactttataataatatattctaCAATATTCTCATCTCATTTTAAAATACAATCGTTAATgctaagataaaagaaagaaataagGTTAATTACTCaaattttgtttattcaattAAGATGACCGCTTTTGATATTTAAAATTTGCACCTCATCATCGGGTCATATTCAATATATTTAACAGCTAAAACAATACAaaattggaataagccacaattaaaggttaaaatacgtttattgacgtttcaatttccacttttataattttaataccaATATAAAATTGGTATTAAAATCATGCCGAGTTGTAGATTTTATAAGTAAATCTGATGGGTAAATGCAAGTATACTTATATAACTCAATAGGTCTATGTTGTTTAGCATTATCATTTAAATTTAATGCTAAATAACATATACTTGAttagatattattttaaacttctttttcttctttttatgtaaacatgactttgtctatttttcaatgtgcctccagtaagtgattgttccatcgttttcgtggtgtttgtactgatcgtcttcctattggtgaCCGTCCTTTGCCGTCTTTAccaccctat from the Diabrotica undecimpunctata isolate CICGRU chromosome 1, icDiaUnde3, whole genome shotgun sequence genome contains:
- the LOC140439361 gene encoding drosomycin-like, which codes for MKGYFIFAVLLILTIGTELAFGDCLSGRYKGPCAVWDNETCRRVCKEEGRVSGHCSASLKCWCEGC